The region AAACCCCAAGGATGTTTGATACTATCGGATTTATTTTGGTGAAAGCAGAGTTTCCGTCTGGGTGACCCAATCGCACATAATAAATTCAGTAGCAGACAATGGCCAAACACACGCGACAGTGAAACAGCTAATCAACGCTGCTAGGGTGCTGACCGACCAAGTTCGAGTTTAGCCCCACTCCTTTTCCCCTCCCCCACTGTCGTCATCGCAGTCCCCAACTTGCAGCTTGGTGTCCCgcttttgccaccagacaaccTTGAATCCGCATCAATCTCAATCAACTGACGACAGCACCGCTAGCAAACTACGTTCCAAACTTACACAGAACCCGAACCCGACGTGTAATGAGATGTAACAGCACAGATATTTTGAGGGGTCATGGGAGCCTGTAATATTTGCGAACGGGGAAAGGGGCAGATGTATaagctgttgttgctgcgcgAGTTTTACAAGGTGCATCTCCAAAGTCTCGTACACAGACTGAGGACTTAAGACACCATCAATATTTGTGCTGGATAGACATGCTTCTCATAAGGTTTGCAATAGCTTGTTGATCAGTCCGTGGCAATATGAAGCAAAGCAATAGCTACTCCAATGCTGATTCATGCCTTCAGCGGGCCTCAATGTTCCACTCATAACTTGGTTCAGTGACCAACCATTGCATCAACACAATTCCGTCGCCATGCCCTGCTCGGCCCAAGTATGTAGCCTCCAATCTCTTACGTACAGTCATGAGATGCCAATAGCCGGCATGGAGGTAACAGTAGGGACTTCGGAGATGAGGCACCTAGATATCTGAGGCTGTGACCACAGCATTCCGAAACCAAGTAGGAAAACGACTGTCTTCGTTTGAGCACAAATAGTGGCGGTGCCTACAAGATCTATATGTACAGCATTATTACAACTTCTGCTTTATAATACATGATTGTTGCCAACAACAGAACTCCTTATTTGATCATGGACTTTGTGTTTCTTGTCTTGCCAAAATAACGTGCTTCGTTATCGCCATGATAGTACCGTTTTAGACTCGATACTTGGTACTTTATTTACCATCAAATCCGCACTTCTCCATTGCTTCTTGCCAGGTGCCGCGAGTAGAAGAATTGCATCTCTCCTGAACGACACTCCAGGTACGATTACGGACGACTCCTTCAACGCCGCGCTCTTGGCGGACGAGGCTCGCCAGCACCTGTGTCCGTGCTTCCCGAGGGAAAAAGCGCCCCGAATAGGGATCCAGTCGCTCATCTACAACCCTTTCACGGTCCCTCTGCATTTCTATATCGCGGAGAGTGGCCTCTGGGTCATTTGGGTCAGGGCTCGCGGCAACGAGTGCGCAATAATCCAGCGCCTCCGTTCGGGCCGCCCACGTTGAGAAAAGAACCTTTCTCTTGAACGAATCACAAGCTTCAGAACTTATTGGCCGGGAGCCTGACACAGGGCTTCTCTGTGCAGTTGAGCCGGGATCAAATCCAGCGTGTGAGGGTGTGGCCAGGGCATTGATGTGCTCAGTGATGGTGTCGTCGACAGCTGATCTGGAGAAACGCAGAAAATCTGTGAGATCGTCAGCCAAAGCTAGTCTTACTGCTATATGTGCATTTGTCAATGAGAAAATAAATACCGCGAAGGGCCCCAGACGAGAAGCAAAACTGTGGTGATAAGTTTGGCCGAGACGGGAGCTCAGTCATGGTGTGTGACTGACGAGACTGTGCAGAACGGGCGGGAACGGCGGGAGcgtcaccatcaccgttgCCAGTCCTGTTGGAGGCGGCCGAGCCAGATTTCCAAAAGATGGCCAGGCTGGGCAATATTTATCAAGGACAGTAGGAAAAGGACTTATGTTGGACTTAAGAGTGCTGCGTGCGCGAGCATTTGGTAGATTCCAGTGGTTGAACTTGGGAGTGGCCAGGGGGCGTGACGAGATGGTCTGGTGGTCCCAGCCGTTTgatgtttggtctggtggtccGCCACTCATGCTAATAAGTACCTACTTCCTGGGTAGTCTTGCctggtggttgaggctggTACGTGTTTGGCAGTCAATCGCAGCAGGCAACCCATCATGTGTTTTTACTTTTCACAACATGCAGACACATAATAGTATGTTGCATTACAATCATATAAGAGAAATGTCTAATTATACATCTGTTTGGTTTTATTGGAGAATTTTTCCTACTTGCTAAGAGTCTAATGTAGCCCAGAGATGAGAGTAAATTGGCTGGCCAAATTTGTGACTGTTTGTATGGTTAGACGAAAAAAGGAACAAGTTGGCCTCAATGTTTCAAATAGGCACACATCACTGCCGCTCAGGTCATACCAAAGCATGAGATGTCGGCTGAGCTGATCCGGCCGGGCAGTTGGCTCAAACCAGAAATCGAAATAAAttgtgtcaagtcaatgtaATACAGGACACATTCTCAGTTAGTGGTCAGGtacttgacatgtctggtagaCCAGACCCCACCCAGCTGCCCTAAgttaggtacctaggtacttgcttggcttgggtttgggcgtctggtctgatctgaCCTGCCAGGCTGCGTCTGGAACATCCCACATGCCCACAACTCGGTGCAAGTTATTGCCTGccacaaccagaccagatccgAAGATCCGCCGGTAAGAGAGAGTATCAGACCTACAACTCATTTTCTGCCCCCCATATCAATCGTTTACTGTATCCAGTATCGCTTTTTACTTGCAAATCTCAAGGGCTCGTTCCCGCTCTCTTTTCGGATAGCAACAGCTGGGACATAATCTTGGCCCATGTTATCAGTTGAAGTCGGGCAAATCACTCAGTCAGGTACTATCTAGCTCTGCTCGAATCCCGTAAGTTTTGTCACCGATGTAGGCTTGTGTCTCGCCTCTGCAGCAACAGGTTCCAGCAGCGAATTGCCGGAACCAATTCTCGTCCAAGTCACCGTCTAATCTCGAAATCGCATATAGTAATAATCAACCGCAATCGCTCTTCGATTTGCACTGAATCTTCTCGCTTCACGAGCCAGCAGCGCAACCAACCGCAACCATGCCGCAACAACTTGCGCCGAAAGAAGCGGCGCAGTTCCGGCAAGTCATCCGCAGCTACGAAGATAAGCAGTATAAACGTGGGCTCAAGACGGCAGACCTCATATTGAAGAAAAATCCAAAGCATGGAGACACAATGGCCATGAAAGCTCTGATCCTCAACAGCCAAGGGAAAACTGATGAAGCATTTGCGCTGGCTAAGGAGGCGTTGACCGCTGACATGAAATCGCATATCTGTTGGCATGTCTATGGACTTCTCTATCGAGCGAACAAGAATTTCGAAGAAGCAATTAAGGCATACAAGTTTGCCCTGAAACTGGAACCCGAGTCGACGCAGATCCAGCGAGATTTGGCCATTCTCCAAATTCAGATGCGGGATTACCAAGGGTACATTCAAAGTCGAAATGCTATGCTGCAAGCTCGCCCGCAACTGCGCCAGAGTTGGACGGCccttgccatcgccaaccaccTTGCCGGTAACCTCTCCGAAGCCGAAAACGTCCTGACCACGTACGAAGGGACTCTCAAAACGACCCCGTCGCGAAACGACATCGAGCACTCTGAAGCTGTCATGTACAAAAACTCGTTGATTGCTGCGCAAGGAGACTATGAGCGTGCCTTGGAGCATTTAAACACTGCTTGCAAGCATAATCTCGATCGCCTTGCTGTGATGGAGAGTAGAGCAGAATTTCTGGCTAAATTAGGTCGCaacgaagaagctgctgctgcctaTCGAGCCCTTCTGGATCGAAACTCCGACCACGCAGTGTATTACGAGAAGTTGGCGTCTGCATTAAATATCCCCCAAAACGATTTGAGGGCACGAAAAGCGCTGTATGATGAGTATTCGGAAAAGTTCCCTCGTTGTGATGCAGCCAAACGAATTCCCTTGGATTTTTTATCTGGTCAGCACAGCCAAACCTTTCAAGTCCATTTGACCCCCCAAACAAGATACTAACAGCAAGCAGGTGATGAATTTGGTCAAGCCGCTGAAGCCTATCTCACACTGATGTTCAACAAGGGAGTTCCCTCCACTTTTGCAAACTTGAAGCACTTGTACTCTGATTCAACCAAGAAAGGCTGCCTCGCCTCTCTTGCGGAAAAATATTTGCAGTCTGAGTCCACCTCGTCAACCAGCAAAGATAaaggagaagctgcagcGCTCTACTTCTTAGCACAGCACTACAACTACCATCTCAGCCGAGATTTGACAAAAGCCATGAGTTACATCGAAAAAGCCATCGAAAAGGACCCCAAGAGCGTTGATTTTCACatgacaagggcaagaatTCTAAAGCACGGCGGTGAAATTGAGAAAGCCTCGGAGATGATGGACATTGCACGAAAACTTGACCTGAAGGATCGGTACATCAACAGCAAGGCCGCAAAGTATCAGCTTCGAAATAATGAAAATGAACGCGCGCTCAAGACAGTCGGTCTGTTCACACGGGCGGATACGGTCGGTGGCCCTTTGGCAGATCTTTTGGATATGCAATGCGTCTGGTATCTTACAGAGGATGGAGAGTCTTATGCTAGACGAGGAAACATCGGCCTCGCCCTCAAACGATTTCACGCTGTAGCCAACATTTTCGatgtttggcaagaagatcaGTTCGATTTTCACTCCTTCTCCCTAAGAAAGGGCCAGATCCGAGCTTACGTTGAGATGATTCAATGGGAGGACCATGTTCGCGACCACCCGTTTTATGCGCGTGCTGCGCTTGATGCTATCAATTTGTATGTGGAGATGTCAGACAAGGCGTCCGCCAACGGGGTTAACGGTGTGAGCGATGAAaatggagatgatgcattggcgaagaagaaggctgccaaaaaggcaaagaaagagCTTCAACGGCTGGAGAGAGAGGCGGCCGATAAGCAAGCTAAACAGGATCCGAACAAAGGTGGCCAGGTTGGcgacgccaagaagaaggatgatgaCCCGTTGGGACTGAAGCTTGCTGCCACCAGCGAACCTCTCAGCGAGGCCATGAAATTTCTCAGCCCGCTGCTGCAAGCGTGCCCTAAGAGCATTGACGCTCAGCACGCAGGTTTTGAGGTTTATATCCGTCGACGTAAGTGACTAGACAATCAGAGGCACTCACTCAGCAATGGTTAGCTTAAGTTGTGACTAACCTGTGACAGGAAAACTCATCCCAGCCTTGCGATGCCTGAAACTTGCTGTGGCTATCGATCGGTCGAACTCCAAGACTAAGGCGCAAGTTTCGACCTTTGAAACCGCTTTGACGTCGGCATCTGATTTGCCACAAAAGTTGTCAGAAGTATTGACTGCCGAATTCAAAGCTCTGTGAGGTCGTAATCCTGGATCGTCAACGATGGACTGGGATTGCACTTTGAACTCGTTTCTAGCGGCAGGAGTGGTAGGATCGAGCTGGCCGAGAGTTTTTTGAGAAGCGATCACCTGGCGATGGAAGTTCCAGTAGCATGGGTTGGGGTTTTCGTTCCATTGATAGTACCGGCGTCAACAGGGAGGGTGAAGTCTGGCTGGGCAACTGCAGCTCGTCGGTTTGTGACGCAGCGTCTTGCTCTGAGGGCATTCTGGGATAGCAAAAGTGCCGAGAAATTGTGAGTAAAGCTGCATTTATTTTTCTAACACGATAACGAAGCACGTTGGTCTGCATCGGGGCATTTCATGTATTTCATGCATTTCATTGGGCTGGTCACCTCTTGGGCCGGAAAATACACAGCGCGAGAGGTTAACAACCATAGCTGTACTTGCTGCGCACAAGGGGCCGTGTTGGGTTGGATGGGTTGAAGAAAAGGGAATATTAGAGAAGTTATACAAAGGGGATCAAGAGAAGCAAGTATCAGCCAATACGGACTGGTATGAACAAAGTCGACAATACTGGTTTCTGGAAACGGTATCCAAGATGACATGCAACAGCCAGTCGTGAGTTCAATCTGCTCTAGCGCTGCAGCTTGGGGTGCTTGTACATCATCGATCTTGATGAATAGATACTCTGCTCCTTAGATGAGAACTTTGAGGACAAATCGCTACTGCTGCATACTGTACGCAGACGCTGTGATATTCAAGACATGTCTTCAATGATCCTAAACATTCGCTAATCAATTCCAATCGTTGGATTAAAAGCCTCGTTGGGAAGGGGCCAGTCAGAGGTCCGGTCGTCTTCGACATATCAAATCTGCCGTGTAGAACCCACACTAGTTGAATACAAGACCGATATAGGAATATCACAATGTGCACTGTGGATCGGATTTATTGCCTACTGGCCAGCCAGAATAGGTACCTAGGCATGTACTGGAGTCTTTTCTCGTGAAGCCGTGACCAGGCTGAGTTGAAGTCTGATTTGAGGATTGACCAGATATGATATTGAACTTCAGATTGACATCTTTTGCAGCTCGTACGGACTTACCAATGTCGGTTACTCTAACCGCGTTGTGATTCAGCAGCTATTAGTGGAGCTGACGTTCTAATTTAGACAGAAATACCCATTCGATCCATGTCTCATGTTGCCTGTGGCTGACGAATACGCGTCGCTGTGTCTAGCTGTGTCGATACATGTTAACAGCCTGGTAGGATCAAATGTCTAGGGATCTAGTCACTCCAGAAAGCCTGGCTTGTTTGCTCCATGTCAAACTTGAATGTCGTGCCGAGGATGCCGCGCAGGCCGAAGCACTAGACCAGACGAATTGACCAGTGGCCATTCATGATTGATTAAAtggccatgtcaagtcaagtccaggGAGATCCACCCTGGCATCAAATGGAGCCATTCAAATGGAGCCAGGCACTTGACGTGGAGACCATTAGCTCCGCGGACAtagggcaacattgaatgatggggacatggaccagacctgagATGCCTGGGCAGgttgagcaccagacacatgcatgcatgcatgcaggGACCGTGGTCGGGCCGgggacaacattgaacccgtTGACCATTGAGCAGAGCcaggctggacatggacaaatGCGCCGAATGGCCACAAAAGTCTAGTTGACCTGGACCTggcatcatctccaagacTCATTCATGTCCTGAGAAAATTTATCCCCTTTCCGCGGCGAGTTTCTGGAGCTTCGTGTCTCGTGTCCCTATCGCTGCGcgttttcttttcttttccttttttccttctttgctttttttgtGTTCCAGTCGGTTCACCCTCGctcctttctcttctccgtCACTCGTTTAAATTGCTCCAAGATTCCACTACCGCACAAGTCGATCGGATGGGGCGCAGTTGATTGGGGCACAGCAATCCTTGACATGCTACAGACCTAACTGGACTGCTTTAGATCAACCCTCCGACGGAAAGCAAAGACTGTGGAAAAGTCCAAGCCAAGTTTCTCTACCATTTAACGCAAGCCGTGATATCCTGGGCTCTCTCCGGCAAGCttgcgtgtgtgtgtgcgttCTGTTGGCATCAAGCTCTGTTCTACTTTGTGTCACCTGTTCACTCGTTTGAGCATCGTTTCCCCTTTCTTCCCTTTGGTTGGGACAGCCCTCATATCTTGGCGCCCTGtattcaacattgaagcaacCTGGAAATAGCTATAATGGAAAACGGAGATAGTCCTGTTCGCCCAAACGGGGACGTGGTGTATCTGAGTTTAGAAGGGAAGAGAGCTTTGTCTATATCTCCCAGCGACGACTTTCTTACACTTTATGGTAAGAATTTGATTTCACTCATATTTGTGCGTTCTGGCATGTGATTGACATTCGACAGAACCAATTCCCAAAAATAAGCTTCGCTCAGCTTGCAGATCCATCGTGACAGGTTAGCACCACTCCCATAGCACGTCTAAACGCCAAAAAGGCGAGAGATTATCTGACATGGATCTTAGATGCTTCTGGGAAACGACGGGTACCACTTTATAACATTTTATGGATAGAAGCCAGCAACGGGCATCTCTGTATTGACTACGCTGCACATGCGTCGAAAACCTCCATCAAGCTGGAGAAGTGGACTTTTGCGCTTATAAAGGGAAACGAATCTCCTGGGGGTCAAGTACCGGAAGAATTTGCTGCCAATATACTTGCACGGGCATACGGGGACTCACAGCTTCGGAAACGGGCATATGTCCTTATCAACCCCCATGCCGGTCCGGGTGGTGCTTTGCGCAAATGGAGCAGCGATGTCAAGCCGCTTTTCGACGCAGCCCGTATGAGCTTGGACGTCGTCACGTTGAAACGGGGCGGGGAGGCCGTGGGCTTGGCAGAAAAGGTCGATATTGACAAGTATGATACTATAATGGCATGTTCCGGCGATGGCACTCCTCACGAAATATTCAATGGCCTGGCAAAGCGTCCCGATGCCTCCCGCGCTTTGGCAAAGATCGCCGTCAGCCATATTCCCTGCGGCTCAGGTAACGCCATGTCTTGTAACCTTTATGGTTCTTACCGACCTTCTTTCGCAGCATTGGCAATAATCAAGGGCATTGTCATGCCGCTCGATCTTGTATCTATTACTCAGGGCGATCGTCGCCTCGTCTCATTTCTTTCTCAGTCACTTGGAATTGTTGCTGAGAGTGATCTTGGGACTGAACATCTTCGCTGGATGGGCGGTTCAAGATTCGAGGTGGGTGTTTTGATGAGAATATTTCGACGTCGGTGTTACCCGTGCGATGTTGCTGTCAAGGTCGAAGTTGGTGACAAAAACGACATCAAAGCTCATTACAAACGGCACACGAGCGACGCTGGCATCAAGCAACCATCTGTGGCTGCCACTACAGGTCATGACAATAGCAAGGGTCTCCCAGAGTTGAAATATGGCACAGTCAACGGCCCGTTGCCTGATGGTTGGGAGCTGATCAAGTATGACAAAATTGGCAACTTTTATTGTGGCAATGTAAGAGGATTCCGTCAATGCGGCAAGCTTTCCGCTGCTGTATAAATTTGTGACTAACATCTTTGCAGATGGCTTACATGGCGCCGGACGCAAActtcttctctgctgctgttgccagCGACGGCTGCATGGATCTCGTCACTGTTAATGGAGATCTCTCCCCTATCACTGCCACGAAGCTCTTGTATTCGGTCGAATCAGGAAAATTCTTTGATAACCCACACGTCCAGTACAAGAAGATTTCTGCATATCGCATTACCCCAAGAGACCAAAAAGATGGTTATATCAGTATTGATGGTGAGAGAATTCCGTTCGAGCCTTTCCAGGCCGAAATACATCAGGGCTTAGGAAGAGTCATCTCCAAGAGAGGGATATTCGAAGCCGCCGGCCCTACAGACTGGGACAAAGTGAAGCTGGCAGACAGACTACATGCGTAGGCAGAGGTTATGGTTGGCGCACCACCATGCCATTGGCCATTTCACACTAGCCGATGGTTTATTGAAGGTAGCGTTGCAAGGAGTTTGATACCCAATTTCATCACATCATGCCAATTAAGCGTTGTTGCTGCTACGAGCACTCCAACTGTTGTCATTTTCTTAGTCTTATCTGATCTTATAcatggttgaagaagaataaatACCAAGCCAAAGTCGTCAGCCAAGGAACCTGTATTTCCCAAGAATGGTAATCACGGCCCGCGTGCTGCAGTATGGAGAGCCCACTGCGTATACTGCAACCTTTCTGGatggccaccagacttctaTGGGTACCAGGACATATgtggtcaagttgcttgaGTAGAGAGGGGGACCAGCATGAAAGAGTACGGACATGAAGCTTATAGATCAGCTCAGGTCGGCAGTCTCTTTCGGTGAGTTCTGAACTGTGCGATTCACGTCTAGATGGTCTTTGCCCTAGAAGCAACCGGCGGACGTCAGCAGGGTATGGCCGTGGTCTCTCATGTTTACTAGTACTAGAGGGTTCGAGGTTCAGATAAGATAAAGCTTTGGAGGTTTGGAGGGGCACCCACCCAGACAGACTGCCCACTTCAATGTTAAGGCACCACTGTTCCACTGTTTGAACTCCACACAAGTTCTGTTCGCTTGCATGCTTTCGTTGACGACCAGCTGTCCATTCTCGCTCATTTGGCGCCGTGGCTTACGAATTAACGGAACAAGTAATGCCTAAATAAGCTTCTGTTCAGTGATCGGGTCTGCAAAGTTGGTGCATGATGCCTAATCGAAGCGGCAGGGCTCCAGCCAACCCATGGGGCAGACTCAAGCCGGTAGAGCAAGACCCTCTGGAGAGCATGGGATTGCTGTCCAAGGGGGACACACGGTAAGCCTCCACATGGAATCAAACATGGGGGATATATTGTGGTCGTGGCTAACATAAAATCTAAATGTAGACTGCTCGACTATAAGACACAAGAGAAATTCTACACGACGATTGTGGACAGGTACATGAAGTTCTGCTCCGACGCAGGACAAGGTGACGAGCTTCTTCGCCGATTCTCTTCCCTTCACATTCACACAAGCACTATACCAAGTATACAAGAACAGACGCCAAAATCGTCCCTTAGTACGACTGAAGCTCCCCATCTCGTTCTGCCCGAGGACGCCTCAAGCGCTGACGGATTGACAAATATTTTATCGGCTCTGCGAAAACTCAGGGAAGGTATCGTCGCGTCAAAACGCGTCGACGATTTCGCAGCACAGGCTTACCTCTTTTGCATACGTTTATCTATTCTGACTAAGCAGCCAGAGTCATACCATGCCGCTATATTACATCTGCTGAGTGTGATTCATACCAAGAATCCTCTTACGCCTTTGGAAGTTCGGGAAGTGGTTGGGTATCTTGTGCTGGACACAGCGTGTCGTAGGCGGCAGCTGGCGGAAGCAATTGCAATTCGCCAGAAGTTTGCATTGAAAGACGACAAGGTCCACGCAGCTCTACAAGCCATTATACATGACAATTATGTTCTGTTCAGGCGAGTTCAGAGAAATGTAGATGGACATAGAGCTCGATTGATGGAGTGGGCGGAGAGAGATATCAGAGTGCACACCCTCAAATGTTTGGGAAGGACGTATTTTTCTGTGGATTTGAACTTTCTGGAAGACGTCACAGCATCAAAATGGGAAGAGTTGACGAGTCGCGATGGCGTCGGATGGGAGCTGGACAAAGACAGGGTGACCATCAGAAAGATCAAGGCTCGCTGAGGCACTTGTCTTTGAGAGTGCTTGCCAAAGAAATAGTGTCGTTTTCGGCTCCATGGCGTCGTGTTTGCTCGGAAGGATATCGCCTCGACAAACCGAtactctctctctctccctccctctctctctctctctctctctctctctctctctctctctctctctcttttccAACGTGCCCCGAGTGGATGGATGCCTGGCTAGCCTTCTCTCACTGTCTCAAACAGCGCAGCCTTCTGCCAGGTAAAATACATCTTGATATTGATCCgggtttttgtttctctATCAGCCAAATTCGTTCTTCGGTATACAGGCGATTGACTTTATGATAGGACAGTGGCACATTCAGTTGTGTTTGGCGGAAAATACAAATCTGGTAGATAGCGCAGAAGTGGCATGACTTTGAGGATTTTATGGCCATAATCATGAGATGAGGAGGGTCGGTTCCGTGTTTGTCCGAGGACGTTTGAACATCTGCTCAAGTTGGGATAGGCGAAGTTCAAAGCCGGGTCCAGCCGAGGACCATCCATagagagtctggtgggcaGGTGTGAGGCGGGGTGATGGGGGATCAAACGGCCGGGGTTGCccagaacagaccagaccagaccacgcCAGACCACGCCAGACCAGTCCCCCAACATTTGCCAGACAGAATCAATGGACAGACATTTCGACCTCCACTGTTAGCTTGTATCACATGGCCGCATCAACGATCAGGCTCAACTTTgacgttcaatgttgacaattATCGTGCTACTGTCGTATTTGCAGGTAGCAATAAAGTAACCgaagaagtctggtgatTTTGTCCCATGGAGTCTTGGAACCAAAAGCTACCAGACTGGCTCGCCCCTAATTGTCCCCTTCCAGTCCCCATCCAGTCCCCATCCAGTCCCGTAATGTTCTGTACCAGACATGCATGTGTATCATTCGGGCCAAGCCGCGGCTACCAGACACTCTGGCAGATCGTGTGTCACAAAAACCCCTCTCTACTTCCCCCTGTGCTTGGCCAATTTCCTGCCGGGATGGGCATGATTCCATGTCCGGAATGGTTCAAGTTGCTTGATGTGTTTGGTTGGGCAACGGAATAGACGGGATAGACCAGACGGGACTGGCTGGTCACTTGCCAGGGCCAAGCATCTTCctgtttcaatgttccagaaCGACAGGAGCCAAATGTCTTGAACCTTCAATTGTTTCTCTCCTTTCGTCCATGCTCCGTCGTCTCTCCCGCTTCTCACCTCCAGTCAGCCGTCATCATACCACTCGAGAGGCGAACCACCCGCAAGCTCACAAACGCGTCATTTTCCTTTAGGGCTCATAAAATCTGGTACCCAACGACAATACCGACTACCCGGGTTCTCATTAGCAGCAGTATATGACACTCGGGGAGAACATGCTCACTTGTCCTTGACATTAAGTGAGCGGCATACTTGGCATTCTAGtcaccaacttgacattttctCGATTACGACTTGCAGTCTCCATATGCCACTATCCTTCAATATCTCAGCTGTGTAGCATGACACGCGCAATGACTCTCACAAGACAATTCTCTACATCTGCCAGGGTGCACCCGAGCATCCTCCCGCATCTGCGACATTCTCGACGTGCTCCATTCCGTTGGTAAGTATTCTATCATACTTTGAATTACGGCGGTCGTGCACTGTGGGCTCCAATGAACAGACGTTGGTTACTTTCAAATGTCGATTTCGCCTCAAAGTTGGAGTGAAGCTCTGTTAGCCCAGTAGACGTCGTAACTTCATACCATCATATAACTAGAGCTAAGTTGGTTAAGTTTCTGACCACGAATAGGTTCAAATCCATTCTTATATTGTGCGGTGCAGGGtacatggccaagtttggcatcGACAGAGCCCGAGAACGTCGTATAGCGGACATTGTTGCAGCCGAAAAAGATGCTACTGAGTTACAACGTCGGAACAACGCACTTTTAGATGTGTATGGAGACAGGTCTAGCCTTGAAGAATTGGAAAAAGCGGTTCAGTTTTACGAAAAGAAGTAGCGCCTGCATTTCTTAAGGCTGCCTGGAGCACGCAACACCAGAACAAATATTCACAGAAACGATTGGGGATGCGGACGTCCTACACCGTCACATACAATTGCAAAACTCTGACATATCAAACTATAATTACGGCTGCACAGGATTGGAGGCTATGTCAAATGCTGAAGAATGGCTTTCAAGCCTGTGAGGGTGGACCTCTTTGTTTTGGGACACGCGGCTCAATCCAAGAATGGCCCATTCTGTACCAGCAGGATTAGGCAAACTTGCAGTCAACCAAGCCCGTGTTTGGCTGTGAGAGTCTCAAAGAGCAGCCACCCTCAAACATAAAAGAATAAGGACCATTCATTGAATCGTCACGTCTTTGGGGATGCGAGAATGAGATACGGTCAGCCGTCTGTCCCAACTCACCAAAGCATACATACTCGCATTTCCATGGAGAGAGGAGATGAGTTTCTACGTGCCTTCCTtcctacctaggtagatagGT is a window of Pochonia chlamydosporia 170 chromosome 5, whole genome shotgun sequence DNA encoding:
- a CDS encoding caffeine-induced death protein Cid2 (similar to Metarhizium acridum CQMa 102 XP_007815987.1), translated to MTELPSRPNLSPQFCFSSGALRDFLRFSRSAVDDTITEHINALATPSHAGFDPGSTAQRSPVSGSRPISSEACDSFKRKVLFSTWAARTEALDYCALVAASPDPNDPEATLRDIEMQRDRERVVDERLDPYSGRFFPREARTQVLASLVRQERGVEGVVRNRTWSVVQERCNSSTRGTWQEAMEKCGFDGK
- a CDS encoding sphingosine kinase (similar to Cordyceps militaris CM01 XP_006665961.1), which translates into the protein MENGDSPVRPNGDVVYLSLEGKRALSISPSDDFLTLYEPIPKNKLRSACRSIVTDASGKRRVPLYNILWIEASNGHLCIDYAAHASKTSIKLEKWTFALIKGNESPGGQVPEEFAANILARAYGDSQLRKRAYVLINPHAGPGGALRKWSSDVKPLFDAARMSLDVVTLKRGGEAVGLAEKVDIDKYDTIMACSGDGTPHEIFNGLAKRPDASRALAKIAVSHIPCGSGNAMSCNLYGSYRPSFAALAIIKGIVMPLDLVSITQGDRRLVSFLSQSLGIVAESDLGTEHLRWMGGSRFEVGVLMRIFRRRCYPCDVAVKVEVGDKNDIKAHYKRHTSDAGIKQPSVAATTGHDNSKGLPELKYGTVNGPLPDGWELIKYDKIGNFYCGNMAYMAPDANFFSAAVASDGCMDLVTVNGDLSPITATKLLYSVESGKFFDNPHVQYKKISAYRITPRDQKDGYISIDGERIPFEPFQAEIHQGLGRVISKRGIFEAAGPTDWDKVKLADRLHA
- a CDS encoding N-terminal acetyltransferase catalytic subunit (similar to Coccidioides immitis RS XP_001247851.1) — translated: MPQQLAPKEAAQFRQVIRSYEDKQYKRGLKTADLILKKNPKHGDTMAMKALILNSQGKTDEAFALAKEALTADMKSHICWHVYGLLYRANKNFEEAIKAYKFALKLEPESTQIQRDLAILQIQMRDYQGYIQSRNAMLQARPQLRQSWTALAIANHLAGNLSEAENVLTTYEGTLKTTPSRNDIEHSEAVMYKNSLIAAQGDYERALEHLNTACKHNLDRLAVMESRAEFLAKLGRNEEAAAAYRALLDRNSDHAVYYEKLASALNIPQNDLRARKALYDEYSEKFPRCDAAKRIPLDFLSGDEFGQAAEAYLTLMFNKGVPSTFANLKHLYSDSTKKGCLASLAEKYLQSESTSSTSKDKGEAAALYFLAQHYNYHLSRDLTKAMSYIEKAIEKDPKSVDFHMTRARILKHGGEIEKASEMMDIARKLDLKDRYINSKAAKYQLRNNENERALKTVGLFTRADTVGGPLADLLDMQCVWYLTEDGESYARRGNIGLALKRFHAVANIFDVWQEDQFDFHSFSLRKGQIRAYVEMIQWEDHVRDHPFYARAALDAINLYVEMSDKASANGVNGVSDENGDDALAKKKAAKKAKKELQRLEREAADKQAKQDPNKGGQVGDAKKKDDDPLGLKLAATSEPLSEAMKFLSPLLQACPKSIDAQHAGFEVYIRRRKLIPALRCLKLAVAIDRSNSKTKAQVSTFETALTSASDLPQKLSEVLTAEFKAL